The following are encoded in a window of Acropora muricata isolate sample 2 chromosome 6, ASM3666990v1, whole genome shotgun sequence genomic DNA:
- the LOC136918860 gene encoding nuclear ubiquitous casein and cyclin-dependent kinase substrate 1-like isoform X2: MSLGRRSDRVRKKVDYAKFCEDEDRSENNSDDDFQDGAIPPPLKKIKSTVPVKSKAKQKHEEAKSISKQSGAVKRKERLSRDEKLYQKELEAALKASIIESQQSSADNESSSTANNDEEDISDEEDRVESKRKKARLLPCSDVEDNNNKENTDGGTQINWTRRSASDGEAGSSDDIKYKQVTKTSNLKKNNTLEEVEDEEERDEPELDQEESDLDSEEMSNAGSFSDLGDDSDFDEARAKKKVKGRGRGKPTSSPTKPGVKPRTSVTVTPLKMRGKGKSKGPVLSANSSHSSSASNSPSGFV; this comes from the exons ATGTCGCTGGGGAGGCGATCTGACAG AGTGCGAAAAAAAGTTGATTACGCCAAGTTTTGTGAGGACGAAGATCGAAGTGAAAATAACAGCGACG ATGATTTTCAGGATGGTGCGATTCCTCCCCCTTTAAAGAAGATTAAATCCACTGTACCTGTTAAAAGTAAAGCAAAACAGAAGCACGAAGAAGCAAAGAGTATCAGTAAACAATCAGGAGCggtgaagagaaaagaaag ATTATCTCGAGATGAAAAGCTTTATCAAAAAGAGTTGGAGGCAGCTTTGAAAGCTTCAATCATAGAGTCGCAACAATCATCAGCTGATAACGAAAGCAGCAGCACTGCAAATAACGATGAAGAAGACATCTCAGATGAGGAAGACAGGGTTGAGTCAAAGCGAAAGAAGGCCAGGCTACTTCCATGTTCTGATGTGGAAgacaataataacaaagaaaacactGA TGGTGGTACTCAAATCAACTGGACAAGAAGGAGTGCAAGTGATGGAGAGGCAGGAAGCAGTGATGATATAAAGTACAAGCAGGTCACAAAGAcctcaaacttgaaaaaaaataacactttGGAAGAGGTTGAGGATGAAGAGGAAAGAGATGAACCAGAACTTGATCAAGAAG AAAGTGACTTGGACAGTGAAGAAATGAGCAATGCAGGCAGCTTTAGTGACCTTGGAGATGACAGTGACTTTGATGAAGCCCGAGCCAAGAAAAAGGTCAAAGGCAGAGGGCGTGGCAAGCCAACTAGCTCACCAACAAAACCGGGAGTGAAACCCAGGACAAGCGTAACAG TGACGCCACTTAAGATGCGAGGGAAAGGTAAAAGCAAAGGTCCAGTGTTGTCAGCCAACAGCAGTCACTCAAGTTCAGCTTCCAATTCACCTTCAG GTTTTGTCTGA
- the LOC136918860 gene encoding RAD51-associated protein 1-like isoform X1 produces the protein MSLGRRSDRVRKKVDYAKFCEDEDRSENNSDDDFQDGAIPPPLKKIKSTVPVKSKAKQKHEEAKSISKQSGAVKRKERLSRDEKLYQKELEAALKASIIESQQSSADNESSSTANNDEEDISDEEDRVESKRKKARLLPCSDVEDNNNKENTDGGTQINWTRRSASDGEAGSSDDIKYKQVTKTSNLKKNNTLEEVEDEEERDEPELDQEESDLDSEEMSNAGSFSDLGDDSDFDEARAKKKVKGRGRGKPTSSPTKPGVKPRTSVTVTPLKMRGKGKSKGPVLSANSSHSSSASNSPSAAANEPAVLQPKAVIAMSDSLPKTIPGMGLGGVNIKSSGPSIRLGLSRNVRVKPLHSHVSVQH, from the exons ATGTCGCTGGGGAGGCGATCTGACAG AGTGCGAAAAAAAGTTGATTACGCCAAGTTTTGTGAGGACGAAGATCGAAGTGAAAATAACAGCGACG ATGATTTTCAGGATGGTGCGATTCCTCCCCCTTTAAAGAAGATTAAATCCACTGTACCTGTTAAAAGTAAAGCAAAACAGAAGCACGAAGAAGCAAAGAGTATCAGTAAACAATCAGGAGCggtgaagagaaaagaaag ATTATCTCGAGATGAAAAGCTTTATCAAAAAGAGTTGGAGGCAGCTTTGAAAGCTTCAATCATAGAGTCGCAACAATCATCAGCTGATAACGAAAGCAGCAGCACTGCAAATAACGATGAAGAAGACATCTCAGATGAGGAAGACAGGGTTGAGTCAAAGCGAAAGAAGGCCAGGCTACTTCCATGTTCTGATGTGGAAgacaataataacaaagaaaacactGA TGGTGGTACTCAAATCAACTGGACAAGAAGGAGTGCAAGTGATGGAGAGGCAGGAAGCAGTGATGATATAAAGTACAAGCAGGTCACAAAGAcctcaaacttgaaaaaaaataacactttGGAAGAGGTTGAGGATGAAGAGGAAAGAGATGAACCAGAACTTGATCAAGAAG AAAGTGACTTGGACAGTGAAGAAATGAGCAATGCAGGCAGCTTTAGTGACCTTGGAGATGACAGTGACTTTGATGAAGCCCGAGCCAAGAAAAAGGTCAAAGGCAGAGGGCGTGGCAAGCCAACTAGCTCACCAACAAAACCGGGAGTGAAACCCAGGACAAGCGTAACAG TGACGCCACTTAAGATGCGAGGGAAAGGTAAAAGCAAAGGTCCAGTGTTGTCAGCCAACAGCAGTCACTCAAGTTCAGCTTCCAATTCACCTTCAG CTGCTGCCAATGAACCTGCTGTTCTGCAACCCAAGGCCGTGATAGCAATGTCTGACTCTCTTCCCAAGACAATCCCAGGCATGGGTCTTGGGGGAGTGAACATCAAATCGTCAGGACCTTCCATACGATTGGGTCTCTCAAGAAATGTCAGAGTGAAGCCTCTACATTCTCATGTCTCAGTCCAACACTGA
- the LOC136918858 gene encoding apoptosis regulator BAX-like, which yields MVPGASSQERPDSEERPPLLRAASVDEVSGQAPAVVSTFLSECFRADGLPAPVEISENQRKVNKDVAVVIREIGDRLANDASLNTMISQVRVSRDTAFDTFLQVAAQIFSDGVVNWGRIVTLFYFGYKLAVQVINEIPLIKMIVQWLVEFIKDRLAKWIFEQGGWESVLEYFQSLRQKHDIQVYFVFGGMCLLAVALLWRK from the exons ATGGTCCCAGGAGCTAGTTCTCAGGAAAGACCTGACAGTGAGGAAAGACCTCCTCTTCTCCGAGCAGCAAGTGTTGATGAAGTGTCTGGGCAGGCACCAGCTGTTGTGTCCACCTTTTTGAGTGAGTGCTTCCGAGCAGATGGTTTGCCGGCACCAGTAGAAATTAGCGAAAATCAGAGGAAAGTCAACAAAGATGTGGCTGTTGTCATTCGAGAAATTGGAGATCGTCTGGCAAATGATGCCTCCCTGAATACTATGATCTCACAGGTGCGGGTTTCAAGAGATACTGCCTTTGATACTTTTCTGCAAGTGGCCGCCCAGATATTCAGTGATGGCGTGGTAAATTGGGGCAGGATAGTGACTTTGTTCTATTTTGGCTACAAGCTTGCAGTGCAAGTCATTAATGAAATACCTCTGATCAAGATGATCGTTCAGTGGCTTGTTGAGTTTATCAAGGACAGACTTGCAAAGTGGATTTTTGAACAAGGAGGATGG GAATCTGTCCTGGAATACTTTCAAAGCTTACGCCAGAAGCATGATATTCAAGTCTATTTTGTGTTCGGAGGCATGTGTTTACTCGCAGTTGCATTACTGTGGCGCAAATAA
- the LOC136918862 gene encoding large ribosomal subunit protein bL28-like — MVLLSLRFALFKNFPKRAKTFPEQVHQGIFHGKGYMYGHETTFSGKKTKRVWKPNVVRKTYYSEVLEQKMRFQFSTHALRCIDKAGGFDNYIINTKEKWLHSRTAIEMKRLMFEVLKCKEQGMPMSQIKKEVFPKPKVSRHVYIPRTYDTRFYFDWKGPRKQVIFC; from the exons ATGGTTCTCCTTAGCCTACGCTTTGCGCTTTTTAAGAACTTTCCAAAACGAGCTAAAACCTTCCCAGAACAAGTGCATCAAGGAATTTTTCATGGGAAAGGTTATATGTATGGACACGAGACCACATTTAGTGGAAAAAA AACCAAGCGAGTGTGGAAGCCAAATGTCGTCAGAAAGACTTACTACAGTGAAGTGCTGGAACAGAAAATGAGGTTTCAGTTCAGCACCCATGCGCTCAGATGTATCGACAAGGCTGGCGGATTCGACAACTATATCATTAACACAAAGGAAAAGTGGCTTCATTCACGAACAGCCATTGAAATGAAACGTCTCATGTTTGAAGTTCTCAAGTGTAAAGAACAAGGAATGCCAATGAGTCAGATCAAGAAGGAAGTATTTCCTAAGCCAAAAGTAAGCCGGCATGTTTACATTCCAAGGACCTATGATACAAGGTTTTACTTTGACTGGAAAGGACCTCGCAAACAAGTTATTTTCTGTTGA